A stretch of Desulfitobacterium dichloroeliminans LMG P-21439 DNA encodes these proteins:
- the uvrA gene encoding excinuclease ABC subunit UvrA, whose translation MTQNFIKVRGARAHNLKNINVDIPRDQLVVVTGLSGSGKSSLAFDTIYAEGQRRYVESLSAYARMFLGQMDKPDVDYIEGLSPAISIDQKTTNRNPRSTVGTVTEVYDYLRLLYARIGHPHCPKCGMEISQQTVQQMVDQIMTYPERTKLQILAPLIKGKKGEHAKVFDDARKAGYVRVRVDGEARDLSEEIQLEKNKKHSIEVVIDRIALKPESAVRLADSLEVALKLGEGNVLVDIIGETEILFSENFACAECGIALEEVSPRLFSFNSPFGACPDCTGLGANLEVDIDLIIPDKKLTLKGGAIAPWAKSQSNYYPALLAAVSEALGFTMDTPLENLSEEQWKGLLHGIEKPIKYKFMSFFDDKPKVHSGPFEGLISYFERRYKESSSDYVKSDIESFMSERACPACKGKRLKPEALAVTVGDSSIDDYTRLPITEALEFINQLQLSEKEETIARQIRKEIRDRLGFLINVGLDYLTLHRAAGTLSGGEAQRIRLATQIGSSLTGVLYVLDEPSIGLHQRDNEKLLVALEHLRDLGNTLVVVEHDEDTMIAADHIIDIGPGAGVHGGQIIAEGTIEDIKANPASITGQYLTGTRRIPVPEARRQFNGKWLEVKGARENNLKNINVRIPLGVFNVVTGVSGSGKSTLVNEIIYKTLATKLNRATKLRPGLFKSMEGIEHLDKVIDIDQSPIGRSPRSNPATYTGVFDYIRELFSQIPEAKMRGYATGRFSFNVKGGRCEACKGDGIIKIEMHFLPDVYVPCEVCRGARYNRETLEVKYKGKSIADVLDMTVDEAVEFFQAVPKILRKIQTLQDVGLGYIRLGQPATTLSGGEAQRIKLATELSRRSTGKTIYILDEPTTGLHMADVDRLLEVLHRLVDGGDTVLIIEHNLDVIKTADYLIDLGPEGGNGGGQILITGTPEEVAACSKSYTGKFLKKHLN comes from the coding sequence ATGACCCAGAACTTCATCAAAGTACGCGGCGCCCGCGCCCATAACTTGAAAAATATTAACGTCGATATCCCCAGAGACCAGCTCGTCGTTGTCACCGGTCTATCCGGATCGGGAAAATCCTCGCTTGCCTTTGATACTATCTATGCGGAAGGTCAACGACGCTATGTAGAATCTCTCTCCGCTTATGCCCGGATGTTCCTCGGACAAATGGACAAGCCTGATGTGGACTACATCGAAGGGCTTTCTCCGGCTATCTCCATCGACCAAAAGACCACTAATCGTAACCCCCGTTCTACTGTGGGAACGGTTACTGAAGTATACGATTATCTGCGTTTGCTTTATGCACGGATTGGCCATCCCCATTGCCCAAAATGCGGCATGGAAATTAGTCAACAGACCGTACAGCAGATGGTGGATCAGATTATGACGTATCCGGAGCGGACCAAGCTTCAGATTCTAGCGCCCCTGATCAAAGGAAAAAAAGGGGAGCATGCCAAAGTGTTTGACGATGCCCGCAAAGCGGGCTATGTGCGGGTGCGCGTGGACGGCGAGGCACGGGATTTAAGTGAAGAGATTCAACTGGAAAAGAACAAAAAGCATTCGATCGAAGTCGTGATTGACCGTATAGCCCTTAAGCCCGAAAGCGCCGTTCGCTTGGCGGATTCCTTAGAAGTGGCATTGAAACTGGGGGAAGGTAATGTCCTCGTGGACATCATCGGGGAAACGGAGATCCTCTTTAGCGAGAATTTTGCCTGCGCGGAATGCGGCATTGCCCTTGAAGAAGTCTCCCCGCGGCTTTTCTCCTTTAATAGCCCCTTTGGAGCCTGCCCTGATTGCACAGGCTTAGGTGCTAATTTAGAAGTGGATATAGATTTAATCATTCCTGATAAAAAGCTGACCCTTAAGGGAGGAGCCATCGCGCCTTGGGCCAAATCTCAATCCAATTATTATCCTGCTCTGCTAGCCGCTGTTAGCGAGGCTCTCGGTTTTACTATGGATACTCCTTTGGAAAACCTCTCAGAGGAACAATGGAAGGGTCTGCTTCATGGTATAGAAAAGCCGATAAAGTATAAGTTTATGAGCTTCTTTGATGACAAGCCGAAAGTACACTCAGGACCTTTTGAAGGTTTGATTTCTTATTTTGAGCGCCGCTACAAGGAATCGTCTTCAGATTATGTGAAGAGCGATATAGAAAGCTTTATGAGCGAGCGAGCTTGTCCCGCCTGTAAGGGAAAACGTCTGAAGCCGGAGGCTTTAGCCGTCACAGTGGGGGATTCTTCCATCGATGATTACACTCGACTGCCCATCACTGAAGCACTGGAGTTTATCAACCAACTGCAACTCAGTGAAAAGGAAGAAACCATTGCCCGGCAAATTCGCAAAGAGATTCGTGATCGGTTGGGATTCTTAATCAACGTCGGCCTCGATTATTTGACCCTACATCGAGCTGCAGGGACACTCTCCGGAGGTGAAGCCCAGCGGATTCGCCTTGCCACCCAGATCGGCTCGAGCTTAACGGGAGTCCTCTATGTCCTAGATGAGCCCAGCATCGGCTTGCACCAGAGAGATAATGAAAAGCTTTTGGTTGCCTTAGAGCATTTAAGAGATCTAGGGAATACTCTCGTGGTGGTTGAGCATGATGAAGATACCATGATAGCTGCCGATCATATCATCGATATCGGCCCGGGAGCGGGAGTTCATGGAGGGCAAATTATTGCCGAAGGGACCATCGAAGATATCAAAGCTAACCCCGCTTCGATCACCGGCCAATACCTGACCGGTACGCGCAGAATTCCCGTTCCGGAGGCGAGAAGGCAATTCAACGGCAAGTGGCTGGAAGTGAAAGGTGCCCGAGAAAATAATCTAAAGAATATCAATGTTCGCATACCCCTTGGGGTTTTCAATGTGGTTACCGGTGTATCGGGTTCAGGGAAAAGCACCCTCGTCAATGAGATTATCTATAAGACCTTGGCCACAAAGCTTAACCGTGCGACTAAACTCCGGCCCGGCCTCTTTAAAAGTATGGAAGGCATAGAGCATCTGGATAAAGTCATTGATATTGACCAATCTCCTATTGGTAGGTCGCCACGTTCTAATCCCGCGACCTATACCGGGGTATTTGATTATATACGTGAGCTTTTCTCCCAGATTCCCGAGGCCAAGATGAGAGGCTATGCCACCGGACGATTTAGCTTTAATGTAAAAGGTGGCCGTTGTGAAGCCTGCAAAGGAGATGGCATCATCAAGATTGAGATGCATTTTCTCCCGGATGTTTATGTTCCTTGTGAAGTCTGCCGTGGAGCTCGCTATAATCGTGAGACCTTGGAAGTGAAGTACAAAGGGAAAAGCATTGCGGATGTCCTCGACATGACGGTAGATGAAGCAGTGGAGTTTTTCCAAGCCGTCCCAAAGATTCTCCGCAAGATTCAAACCCTCCAGGATGTAGGTTTAGGATATATTCGTCTTGGCCAACCTGCCACCACTTTGTCCGGTGGGGAAGCTCAGCGGATTAAACTAGCTACTGAACTAAGTCGGCGCAGCACCGGCAAAACTATTTACATTTTGGATGAACCCACTACAGGACTGCATATGGCGGATGTGGACCGTTTGCTGGAGGTTCTGCATCGTTTGGTGGATGGCGGCGATACTGTCCTGATCATTGAGCATAACCTCGATGTCATCAAGACAGCTGATTATCTCATTGACCTTGGTCCTGAAGGGGGCAATGGGGGTGGGCAAATCCTCATCACTGGAACTCCCGAGGAAGTCGCCGCTTGTTCCAAGTCTTATACTGGGAAGTTTTTGAAGAAGCATTTGAACTGA
- a CDS encoding DUF3830 family protein, producing MRSPENFNGLWQGMLNGAVKHLPFESEMIHARWSGEATWISLGNSEFGVSYENHTSRPSKGGILLYPGGIGETETLIPYKSTQFSSKV from the coding sequence TTGAGAAGTCCAGAGAATTTTAATGGGCTTTGGCAAGGTATGTTGAATGGCGCGGTAAAGCACCTACCCTTTGAAAGCGAAATGATTCATGCTCGTTGGAGTGGGGAGGCAACTTGGATTTCTCTCGGAAACTCGGAATTTGGGGTATCTTACGAAAATCATACAAGCCGTCCTTCAAAAGGCGGAATTTTACTCTATCCAGGTGGAATCGGCGAAACAGAGACCCTTATTCCCTATAAAAGTACTCAGTTCTCGAGTAAGGTCTGA
- the uvrB gene encoding excinuclease ABC subunit UvrB, with translation MEFRLHSPYKPSGDQPQAIDALVESINTGRRHQTLLGVTGSGKTFTMANIIEKVQRPTLILAHNKTLAAQLYSEFKEFFPENAVEYFVSYYDYYQPEAYVPSSDTYIEKDSSINEEIDKMRHSATAALFERRDVIVVASVSCIYGLGSPEEYRDLMVSLRQGQEIDRNEILKRLISVQYNRNDIAFERGTFRVRGDVVEVYPAGSSDHAVRIEMFGDEIEHIYEINVLTGEIIGERRHISIFPNSHYVTARDKVLLAAENIEQELESRLKLFKEENKLLEAQRLEQRTRYDLEMLREMGFCNGVENYSRHLTFREPGDTPYTLLHFFPEDYLLMIDESHVTLPQVRGMYEGDRSRKSTLVEFGFRLPSALDNRPLKFEEFDKLVPQRVYISATPGPYELEHCPQIVEQIIRPTGLLDPEISVRPTKGQIDDLVGEINRRIEQDERVLVTTLTKKMAEDLTDYLKNLNLSVKYLHSDITTLERVEILRELRLGAIDVIVGINLLREGLDLPEVSLVAILDADKEGFLRAERSLIQTIGRAARNAQGKVIMYADQMTRSMKVAIEETDRRREIQKAHNEKNGITPQSIRKKIYEVPEATKVAERKAAYAAKLPAEELKELLKSLEQEMRLAAKDMDFERAAQIRDAIIELKGEENKYKRPSQGRARKKK, from the coding sequence ATGGAGTTTCGTTTACATTCACCCTATAAGCCCTCCGGGGATCAGCCGCAGGCGATTGATGCTCTGGTCGAAAGTATAAATACAGGCAGACGTCATCAAACCTTGTTGGGGGTCACTGGTTCCGGTAAAACCTTCACAATGGCCAATATTATTGAAAAAGTGCAGCGCCCTACACTTATTTTGGCCCACAATAAGACCTTAGCCGCTCAACTCTACAGCGAGTTCAAGGAATTCTTCCCTGAGAATGCTGTGGAGTATTTTGTGAGTTACTATGATTATTATCAGCCGGAGGCCTATGTTCCCTCCAGTGATACTTATATAGAAAAGGATTCCTCGATAAACGAAGAGATTGATAAAATGCGCCACTCTGCTACGGCGGCCTTGTTTGAAAGGCGAGATGTAATTGTGGTGGCCAGCGTATCCTGCATTTATGGTTTGGGTTCTCCCGAGGAATATCGTGATCTAATGGTTTCCCTGCGACAAGGACAAGAGATTGATCGCAATGAGATCTTGAAAAGGTTGATTTCAGTCCAATATAATCGCAATGACATAGCTTTTGAACGAGGGACCTTCCGAGTCCGTGGCGATGTCGTTGAAGTCTACCCTGCTGGATCCAGTGATCATGCCGTGCGCATCGAAATGTTTGGCGATGAAATCGAACATATTTACGAAATCAATGTGCTTACGGGCGAGATTATCGGCGAACGGCGCCATATCTCCATTTTTCCGAACTCACACTATGTTACTGCTCGTGATAAAGTTTTGCTAGCTGCCGAGAATATCGAGCAGGAATTGGAATCGCGACTCAAGCTCTTCAAAGAAGAAAATAAGCTACTGGAAGCTCAGCGCTTAGAGCAGCGAACACGCTATGATCTGGAGATGCTGAGAGAAATGGGTTTTTGTAATGGCGTGGAAAACTATTCGCGACATTTGACTTTTCGTGAGCCAGGAGACACCCCCTATACCCTGCTTCACTTTTTTCCTGAGGATTATCTTCTGATGATTGATGAATCCCATGTGACTCTGCCCCAAGTACGTGGAATGTATGAAGGGGACCGCTCCCGTAAGTCCACCTTGGTGGAGTTTGGCTTCCGACTTCCTTCAGCCCTAGATAACCGTCCGTTAAAGTTTGAGGAGTTTGACAAGTTAGTCCCCCAACGGGTGTATATCAGTGCTACCCCTGGCCCCTATGAGTTGGAGCATTGCCCGCAGATTGTGGAGCAAATCATTCGCCCCACAGGACTACTGGATCCGGAAATTTCTGTCCGGCCGACGAAGGGTCAAATTGATGATCTGGTGGGTGAAATCAACCGAAGAATTGAGCAGGATGAGCGGGTCCTGGTCACCACACTTACCAAGAAAATGGCTGAGGATTTAACGGATTATCTGAAAAATCTTAATTTGTCGGTTAAATATCTCCACTCCGATATTACGACCCTTGAACGGGTAGAAATACTTCGGGAACTGCGCCTAGGGGCAATTGACGTCATTGTCGGGATCAACCTTTTAAGGGAGGGGCTAGACCTTCCGGAGGTTTCTCTAGTGGCGATTCTTGATGCGGACAAAGAAGGCTTCCTGCGTGCCGAGCGCTCCCTCATTCAGACAATCGGACGCGCCGCCCGAAACGCCCAAGGGAAAGTTATCATGTACGCCGACCAAATGACACGATCTATGAAAGTAGCCATTGAAGAAACCGATCGACGCCGAGAAATCCAAAAAGCCCATAACGAGAAGAACGGAATTACCCCGCAAAGCATTCGCAAAAAGATCTACGAAGTCCCCGAAGCCACCAAAGTTGCGGAAAGGAAAGCAGCCTACGCTGCTAAATTGCCTGCCGAAGAACTGAAAGAGCTGCTGAAGAGCCTTGAACAAGAAATGCGCTTGGCTGCCAAGGATATGGATTTTGAGCGAGCAGCTCAAATTCGTGACGCCATCATCGAGCTCAAAGGGGAAGAAAACAAATACAAGCGGCCGTCCCAAGGACGCGCTCGTAAGAAGAAGTAA